The Eublepharis macularius isolate TG4126 chromosome 12, MPM_Emac_v1.0, whole genome shotgun sequence genomic sequence AACTTGCTGTCTTGAATGCCAGTCGCTCACTCATCAGGCTTTTTCGTTCTGCTGCCTATGCCAGCTTAGACCAGTTAGAGATGCTGCTGGCAGTGGTTTCATCGCCAGGTAAGGCACTCACCTTGGTTTTTGCCTGAATCCATTAAAGTGCCCATAAGAAATTTCCCTGgcttggatggtccaggctagccagaACTTGTCGGAGCTCGCAAgtgaagcagggtcagccctggttagtacttaggaGATCAAGAATGTCTAGgactgctatgcagaggcaggaacatctcttgcctttaaaaccctccggggtcaccataaatcagctgcaatTTGATGGCAAAAAAGGAAATAGCTGGTGGCAAAATGTCCACAGTTCATGGTGGTGCCCTGTGCATGAGAGCAATAGATCATGGAGGACCATTAATGGAAAATGTGTTtagatttatttttactttttagaAATCTATACCTTTTAAAAGACTAGTGTTCTTTTCTAGTATTCTGTTTCTTCAACTGAATCTGGTTTGGAAttctaacttttttaaaaacacgttTTTGAAAAGTTACATTTTAATGCAAAGATGTAAGCTGATGGGAGAGCGTGGCTTCTCCTCCTGGAGCAAAATAATGTGAGTTAAAGAAGAAAGTAGCGACTGTGGGGAGAAGGGACTCGGAAGTTACCGAGATCCATACCCATAGTATGTAAGTATGGATTTATCTCTAGGTCCTATACAGTTGGCAGTTTAGCTAACTTACAACTATACGTGGAGTCTGTCCTACCATACAGTTGGTGGCTTTCACGTATTGCATTGAAGTATGCACAAGGCCTAATGTGTGGAATGGCCCTAAGTGCTAGGCACAGGAGGGAAGTGTGGGTGAGCACACCCACAATTGTAACAGTAAGAAATTTGGGGTCCCTGTAGGCTATTTTACTAGTAAGGTCTTTGGCCTCTTTATTATCTCTGTTAATTCATCCATCCAAAGGACTTGAATCTTGACACTCTTTTCAGGGCTGATCCAAAGACTTTTGTTGCCCCAAGCAAAGTATGCATCTTTGCCTGAGCGTGGCAGCCTGGGAAATTCTTTACTGTGCAATAAGTTTAAATCTTAAACTATGGCCCAGGGACCTTTTAGGGCAGTAGCTTACAGTGTTGTAGAGGAAATTGTGTTTGGCTATCTAATGAATTGATATTCAGGATAATTGATGAATTTATCATCTTTAAACGCTGCATACTAAATTATAATACATTGCCAAGTTTAGTGTTCTGTGTACTTAAATACTGTTATCTACTGCAGGAAGAGGACCTCAAGGTTGTTTCCTCTCAGCATTACCACTTTGTGATTCTAGCCAAGTGACTTGTGTTGAGGCTGGAATTCTGGCTCAGTCAACAACCTGTTTATGgtctgctctttaaaaaaaagacatctGGAGCCCAGAGCTAGTTTTAATAAGAAATAAAAGTGGTTTTACACCAACAATGAAGACCAAAAGCAAAGGAGCAAAACGTAAGCATGCAGTCCATGAGGATGCAGCGCTCCAAGAACCAGCTCAGAAGAGAAATGAGCCTCTGAAATGTTCACGGCGCCAGGAGAAGAGGAACAAAGAGAGCAGCAAGCCTGCTGCTCGGCCTACGAAACTTCCTTGGAGCACCAAAGACAGGCGTTTGCGGCGCCTTGAGAGCAACGAACGCGAGCGCCAGCGTATGCACAAGCTCAACAATGCTTTCCAGGCCTTAAGGGAAGTCATCCCGCACGTCCGGGCGGAGAACAAACTGTCCAAAATCGAGACACTCACCTTGGCCAAAAACTACATCAAATCTCTCACCTCGACAATTCTTCGGATGTCAAACGGACATCTCCCTTCCGCCATAGATGGGTCTACTTCTGGCAGCAGATCCAAACTCTATGAACATTATCAGCAGCAATGTGGGGAAGAGGAGTCTACAGAGCAGCTTCAGAAGTACTCGACCCAGATCCACAGTTTCCGACAAGGTAGCTAAAACCAGCTAGCTGCTTCtcctgggtttttgtgtgtgcgtgttttgTTTCCTGGGAAAGTGTTGAAGCAGTCAAGCATCTCGGTGTTAATTCCACCCCCCACTTTTCTCTTTCAAACAAGTGATGCTTTTGTGACCATAGTGGAAAAGGCTCAGTGAATTCATCTAATGATTATGAGGATTTTTCCCCAAGGTGGATACTTGCAGAACTTGGTGCCTATCTTATTAATCCATCAGTCTACCTGCTTCCTTACATGACAGTAACAGTGGCACAAATGCAGGGGAAATCCTAGAAAGATGCCTGGATCAGACAATATCAGGGTAAATATTGTTTCAAAGATAGATCTGACCCCgttcctttcttttctccttccctcctagtTTTTCGTTTCCTCTACCTGAGGCACTGCCAGCCAACGCAAGACAATGCTGAGCTTAGGACTAAAGATCTGACCCGGCTTTAAGGCAGCCCCCGTGTGAACACACGAAGTTGCCTCCTGCTGAATCAGAGCATTGGACTGTCGcggtcagtcttgtctgctctgactggcactgcctctccagggtctcactcAGCAATCTTTCACGCAACTCATGGCTTGATTCTTTTAAACTGGACATGCCTGGAATGGAACCCGGggcctcctgcatgcaaagcagatgctctgcctacTGAGCCACGGAGCTGCCATTCAAGACGTTCATACCGGCCTGTTCATCAGATCCCTGGCTGAATTTGTGATGCGCGAAAGGACTTTTGAAATATTTATCACTGTGTAGCATCTGGCTTAACAGAGGCTTGGAGGTGCTGGTGGGTGTTTTGTTAAAAgctgtaaataataaaaataagtgATATTTTTTTCCTTGCAGGGCCTGTgatcagaaaataaaaagaatttttgggggagtgggtgggataTATTACTAATCTCTTTTGTTTTGATCCAAGTACAGTTGATTAAATTAATGCCAGGCTACTAGAGAATTCTTGAAGAATCAACTTGTATATTGTGAAATAATAAAAGCATGGAAGGGGCTGTTAAAGCAAAGAGAATTATGATTGTTTTGtgcctgctttgtttttcttttttaaatggacACATGGTGTGCCAGTATTTCTTGCGTTCCTGGCTTCTCTGTCTCCCAGATCCCGTTCATACATCCTTTGGTGGCTATCATAAGAATCCAGGTGCCTTGGTGAGAGCGTTAGAAAAAAcatactctgccaaggaagcttgcaggTTGACCACCCACATTCTGAACCTCTGTTGTGTACCCTGTACTGAAGTCcaagaaggaaaggcaggataaaaatgtatggAATAGCCAGTCAACCAGGAGTCCCCAGAAAGCCTGTAAATACAGAACCTGGAGTTCAACAACTTTCCTTGTTAGCCCAAGGAAACAGCATTCAGCGGTAGACTGCTTCAGAACATGGATAATCTTCGACAACACATGGGAGTGGGTGGGTTCTGGATTGATGAGCTGGTGTGAAACGAATTCCATGCAGTGTCGATAGCTTGGAAACTACTGACTGGAACGTTCTGATAGTTCTGATATTCATATACCTGAGACTGTTCACGAACCTGGGAGGGCAGGGCACAATGCGTTAGATTGtgttgggaggggaggaagacaGGAGCTGGTAGACAAGGCCCAGCACCTGCCGGAAAATAAACAGCAGGCTAAACCACTTTGAAGTGCTTTAATGGCAAAGCAAACAAGCGCTGGCTTCTTTTGAAGGAAGACAGAGAAGAGCTTTGTTGTGATGGGCACAGCTTACATTTTAAATCAAAATGGGTCAGggaagtctggctgctgctcGCTCTTCAAATGGAAACGGGAGATTCAGCTGAGAGGGGTATGGTGAAACCTGGGATAACCATGCACGTAAGAGGTAATGCTTTGCAAATTGGAATTCTTTTTAAGATGTTCTTTACTTTCATGTAAGTTTCTGTGATGTACTGCTCTATGTAGATTTTTATAAAGTAGTCTTTCTTGACAGAAATTAGCAGGAGTAACACAGGAGTGGCCACTGGCCACATTGCTCTTAATTTATGGTTTTCATCAAAAAGCAGCATGAGCTAAGAAAATTGATATTGTTTCCCAACTTACTGTGGACAAAGTGGAATAGTTATGTACTTATTTAGAAAGTTTATAAGGCAGCTCTCAAGAACCCTGCTTGAGTTAGCACATGAGATAACGATAAATGTAAGCAAATCATAAAAATCAGCACAGAACAAGCCCATGGTATACAGGATTAAGTAGACTAAAAGAGAAGGGCTTCAGCTTATATACAGCTTTAAGAAGACAGAATGCTTCAATTAAAAGGCTggataaagagaaatgttttggcctggtgcctgaaGGACAGTAAAGTGAGCACCTTGCAGCGTAGCTTGtccctgcttgggggggggggtggatttggaAACGTCTTGTTAGGTACAGACTGTGGCTCTTAGTAGAGAGCAGTTTTGGAATTTTAACAAAGGGTAGTGgtggtgcaaccacaaaatgcgAACTGCAAAGGATGCTGGAGCCCATGACAAAATGTTGAGGTTCCCAGCCCATCGTCCTTCTGttatggaggcagctgtttcccaATGGCTGCTCCTTGTTGATGGAAAGATAATGTTTCCTGGGCTCTATAGAACATCTCCTATTTCCAAAAagtggagaaaagccaggatcggctctttgctttggggaagaagggaCTTGGCAGCAGGAAACTGATCTGCAGGCACCATGATACTGGTAAGTGCCATGTTGGGAATCACTGGGCAACCTGAATAAATCACTATAAAGAATCAGATGCTTTCCTCTCCCTTGCACTGCTCCAAATTAACTTGGTGTTGGGTGCCTCTGCTAACTCAGAGGGCAGCGAACCACTGTAGAAGTTACATGTGATTGGGAGGAGCCCTGCAGGAAGGGCTGGCCactctttcctttaaaaattaaagcaCACTTTTTTCACACGCTGTTTTGCCTTTTGGAGTTGCTAGCACCATAGTTTTTCTGCCAAAAAAAAGTGAACGTTGCAAGCATTCAAGATTTTGGGGAGAAAATCAAAATAGGAAATGGATTGTTGTGGAACCATAAACCACACACGATTATACCACGTCGGACAGGGCAGGGTGGAGATGCACAACAACTGAACCAGATGCACAGCCATGTCTAATGGTAACCACATTTAAAATGGAAGCGAAAGAGTCTCAGGCAATCAAAAATGGTTAAAGCCCCTCTGTTTTTCCAAAAGCAGATTTGCTTGACTCTCtctttttgggaacttgcatagaAACAATTCTCTGCCAATGGAGACGCCACggcagagaaaatggcagagCTATTTAGAAAGGTCAGTACTGTTTACTTGCAAGAGATTTGCAGCCAATGAACCTTTGGTAGAAAATCAAATCATTTGCATCGTTTAGGAAGAACAGGATAAAGGTTATTAACCACATAAGGAACATGAACAATGCTACCTACAGTGCTGGCAAAAAAAGTGGTTTAATAGGATTTGCAGAGAACTTGGTCTGCCTCCAGGCGTTTGATCACCTTTGCTACACATTGCAGTGATTTTTCACGCATATAGTGAACCTTGAGTTGTTTTACAGTGGCTTTCGAATAACCCCTCCAGTAGTAGCCGCAATGCAGTAAGAGGGGAGGCGTGATCACCTCCCATTGATATCAGCGGAATGAAAATGCATTGCGCTTAACAAAAAGTCCCATTCTGTTGCTTTCAGTGAGATTTGGATCATCGCCAACCTTTTTGCTAGGTGGTGGTTTTAGTGTGGTCATTTGAAGCCTGCAGGCGTGTGGATTCGCTTGTTTCAAATGTCTGCATCCTTTGCTTCTGCAAATTCCTACTGTTAGTACATTTGGTCCAGCCATATAAATTGGtctttgtggtggtggagagggctgtcaagtcatagctgacttatggtgacccccggtggggttttcatggcaagagactaacagaggtggtttgccattacctgcctctgcaaccctggtattcgttggaggtttcccatccagttactaaccaaggccatccttgcttagcttccgagatctgatcaggctcacctgggctacctgTAGCAGCTGGTAAATGGCAATAGCCATCTCATTCACACCTGATCCTGAACCTAGTGATTTCCATCTCATTTTCTACAAGAAGGTGGATTGGAGGCTGGTGAGATTCATGTTCCTTTACTCTCTGGCACAGGAAAAACTGCATCAGACCCAAGGGTCCATCCAGACTAGTTTTCTGTGAGCAGCAGCAAAGATGGCTaccattttctcctgctgcctctggACCTGAAAGACCTACTTTGTAATCATGGTTAGAAACAGTAACCTCTCAGAACTAGTATTTCAGAGAACTGAAGTGAAATTGGCAGCAAATCTGGTAATTCATTCCACAAAGGTCAACCCCCATGGTTATTTCCTCGTGTGTCTGTTCTATAGCTATGAAAAATGGAACAGTATTGCTGTAACAGCTCAAATCTGGTTCAAAAGCTTATTGGTTTGAAGTAATCGTCAAATGTCTTCCTTTTAAAGGCagttgaatgaaaaagctgggtttttttttctcactGGCAAGAACTCAGGCTAGAGAACTGTCAAGCGGTATCATCTTACCTGGTTTGTAAGAATGTTCTTACGTTTGTGACAGACTAAGTTATTGGGCATTTGGCAACGCAATCGACACTCAAGTGGTACAGCTTGTACTTTCTAGGAGCGCGCACCTTCACTGGGTAAATATCAACTCACCCTTTGTTCTGTCTGACGTTACGGTAAGGAAAATAGGTAGTAATTTTTGCCTTTTTGGCTAGGATAGTAATATTCCTTTCAAGGATGCCAACGCTGGAGGGAATATTTATCCAATTGGTTAACAGAAGTGTCAACATTTGGAGGAAAGAGGGTAAAGAAAGGTAGTGTTGAATATAGGCTGGGTTCTATGGATCCATTACACCAGCGCCACTGCAACTGGAGACACTGAAACCAGAATATTTTCTTGTTTGCcagatcttgtttttctttttctttttaaagaattgttttcagatttctttaTTAATTTGTTAATATTAGTTTttcttgtatgccattaaagggaTTTGATTTATTAGTCTTCCGATTGTTAAGGGCTCATCCTGGGGAGGGACTTTTGACCAACAAACATGGCCACAGGCGACATTGGCTTTCTCCTGTGGTCCTTTATGCTAAAAGTTAAGCTCCTAGAAGGATTCAATCTaatttcagcaagtctgttacgTGGTGCCCTCCAAGTTGTCTCCACTAGAGAATATGCAGATGAAAAATCTTGTGATTTGTGGGTCCCCGATTGGAGTTTGAATTCCATATATTGCAAGACATTATGCAACTGTGAAGCCTAACAATAAAGGCACAGCTCAGGAAAATTTGCGCCAACTTTTTCATTAGGTTTCCTGAGAGTTCTGTGTGAAATTCTGGACTTTTTATTTGACCGGATCGTGTGCGCTCTTTAAGGTGCACTGCCATTCATTTAAGATTGCATGGGGAAGCTGGAGCTGGAAGCCtctgaaaaaagagagagaatttggGGGAAGTTATTTTAATTAGCTGCATTTTGATTAGCCATGATAGACTCAATGAAGACCACCCTTTGAAGCTTGGAGTTGTTTTTTAAAACGAATGGCAGCTGGCTTTATTACATTTTGTAAATTAGGTATGATCTTGGTTCCAGTGAAAATAAATGGGCGACAATAGATTTTGTGATGTTACGGAAATGGGTGATAGGTCTGATGTATAATTTATTATACTTTATCTTGAAACCCGATAACAGGCTATATCATTCCAGGGCCTCCATAACAGCTGGCAAAGAGGATTTACAGACCGAGAGGTATAATTCTACGACACTGGCAAATAGGCTAGTTCTGTGTGGTACACTGCTAACTGGTAGgccttttgttttaattattatgtCTTAGGGCCTCTGCCCATAGTTCCATTGACTTAATCTAATCTAATAATTTGTTAGTGTTCTGACAGTCTGGAGCTGAAAGAGAGGAAAAGGTCCTTAACACTGAGACCCAACAGTGTCGTGGTTAGAGAGTCACCATCATCAATCTTTACAGCATTAGCAAAAAGCCATCACAAAAATGCAAGAGAGAATTAAATGTCCATCAagatacaatttaaaaataaaactcctGGGTATATGTGCAGAAAGGATTAAAACACATTACCACCATTTATATATCTGACAATAAAACACCATACAAGCCAAAGCCAATGACCCAGAATAGAACAATTACAGGACAATCTGATtggaatcccagctctgccaccaAAGCTCATTGGATGATTTTTGAGCCTATCACagcctctctgcctaacctacctcacaaggtcgtTGCTGCTGAGAGGAAAAGGGGATGGCAATAGTGTGACAAATTGTACTGGGGCaagataaagaaaaaaataggatGCTAATAAAAAACTTCTAAAATTGTATTGCATTAAGACTTCAGCTAGGGGAGAAATTGGTTCAGAACCAATGGTGGGGCTGCCTGGCAGCACCCAGCATTCAATACACCCCCTTGATGATAATTTGGTAAGGAAATTCTCTGGATAGGGATACACATGTACTCCCTTTGCCCAGAGGTAAGTGAATCCACTAGGGTGAGCAACAATGTAGGGAAGACCCGAGGGAGGATGAAAAACCAATAAGCAATTTTCTGTAAGATGCCTGTGCTATATCTGTCTATCCCCAAAGGATTTTGATTTATTACAAAAGTACACAATCTTAAAAGTGTATCAAAGTTAGTTCACATGCAAAGTCAGGACTAAAAACAACCCCTGACACATTAGAGGAATCTCAGTCAAGTACCTATTTCCAGCCCAACTGCAGACTGAAACCATTTCAATTGTAAAACCAGTTAGAGCTGTATTAATGATTTTAACTTTATTCCCTGCACTTCCCTCTCAGCATCAGTTAATGCAACTCCACCAAACACACTACATTTAACCTTGATTTAGAGAAGCAAAGTGAACCTACAGAATCTTTTGATGATCTTAGTATCCACAATAGTGAACTAAAAAGAGAACCAGAAAATCTCAGCAGTCAGCAAATCACAAAACGTGACATTTCACttaaagtgtttcacaaacaacGTCCTTCAACAGACATGTAAAACACAGAGATGGGCTGTTCTAAGCGTCTAAGAGATTAGAAACCAGGACTCGGACATCCTCATCTACtgttgtccccacccccacccacacctGCTTATAGGGAAAAAAAAGATAACTCACAACACAAAATGGGTGGTTAAAAGTCCAGTGAATGATAGCAGGTACTTCGCAAtttaataataatgtttatttaattatcacttttatttaacagaaTTAGGTAATCTGTTTGTAcagggaaaacaaaaacaaaacagcagcaaGTATAACAGATCATTCAGCTAACAAAAGGCCACAAGAGATCAGGgcagagcatttttttttttaaaaaagcccaacATCACCTGGACATCCACAGGAATCCTCACTTGCAGGGCGCCTTGCAAAGAGGATAGCGTGTCAGAAGAGGTCACACTATGCCTGGTAGTCTAAACTTCACTGCCTTAGCAATACAGAGGGAGGTACAGGATGAACAGTAGTTGCGACTACTGCAGGGCTGTCACCAAAcagtgaggggaaggaggaaAACTAAGGAGAGAAGAGCGCCTTCCACTAATATTTGTGCAAAATTTTCAGTAAATCACAAGTAACAGTAGTAGTTATTACTGGACAAACTGTGTGGCacaattcacattttaaaatgcatcatAAAATTCCCCTGCTCTagaggtaaggtaaaggtagtcccctatgcaagcaccgagtcattactgacccatagggggatgtcacatcacgacatttacttggcaggttttttacagggtggtttgctatttgtcttccccagtcatctacactttacccccaggaaactgggtgctcattttaacgacctcggaaggatggaaggctgagtcaaccctgagccggctacctgaacccagcttctgctgggattgaactcaggttgtaagcagagcttggactgcagtacagcttaccactctgcgccacggggctctagaGGAAATACATCTTATTTTCTGTACAAAGCCATCAATGCACAGGGCCTGCATCCTTATCTGAGATTCTCTTTCTCCACCTGATTCAGTATAATCCTTTCCCAGCATCTGAACAGTTTCCCCTGGCCAGGTGTGCATGCTCTTCTGGTTCTCTTGTGCTGCAGAGAAGTGCCTGGTTATGGCTTTCCTCTGCCCAAGTCATTGGTGTGGCTCATGGAGCTGGTCTCATTGAAACCATCAGACTCCTCAAGGATCTTTCAGTTTTTGGCCTGAAATGAAAGGGTTAGAAATGTTAAACACACACCCTGCCACACCTCTTTGGACTCAGCAGTCTGAAATTAGGATCATTTGTGGGTTTCAAAAAGCTCATTGGTAGTCTCGTGTGCCTGTTTTATTTACTTACCAATCTAAATCCGTTTTCCTCCTCACATTGGCTTACAACATTATTCAAACAGCAAGACATTTGGTATTGATCATTTAAGTCCAGTTGCCCCATTTAATTCTCAAAAGCAAACAACAATTTACATTATGGCACAAAGTTCAACCAATCCATTTTGGCAAGAGGGTACCCTAAGCActaaagggggggaaaggcctaGTGAAACACATCTTATTAGCAATGTCTCTAGAACAGGACAGAGGAGTTAACCAGGGGACCTTTTCTTTGGCCAGACAGATACGGGAGTGGGAGGTGACCCCGTTATAAACTTCCCATCTTGGAATTATTCAGGGAGACCTTCACAGCTGCTTGTAAGAGAAGAACACATTCTCCCTTGCTGGAGAATGAGGTCCCAATTCTAATCCAAAGGTTGACTGGGACTGCTATGCTTATGGGAGCCTAGAAAATTAAATCCTCCTATTCAGGTTCTTTCCTGCAATCTTTTAAaattctcaatttttaaaaaatcacatacaTATAATCTTTAACCCTTTATATGATAAGGTAACAGAATAAAGCAGAATAAAAAGCAGTTGAGTCATCTGTGGTTGCTTGTAGATTTCCAAATCTGTAAGTTAACATAGTTTTTTTGTAAAGATTACATGTATAAGATGAAAGGCCTTATTTCAATTAACTAAACTGCCACTCTCTGATAATCAATTCGGGGGGAAAAGTTATCTCAATGAGAGAAGGCCATAAAAATGAAATGTTAAGGTAGCCCTCCATCCTACCACCTTTTCATCAGCACATTCAACCTGCTTCTCCTCCTGCTACAGTTaaggcctccccccacccccaggcttgGTAGCCCACCATTACTTCTAACCGCAGGAAGCAACTATGCCCAGTGGCACAATCCCCGCCCTTGCCCTGTTGGAAAAGCAGGTTTCCCAAGTAGAGGTGCTGACAGAAGCCACCTCTCCCCAAAGACCAGCCTGAATTGCCCCCCAACTTCATCCTATGCCAAGGATCCTTCTCACAGCACTTGAACCCAAGCCCAGCCCTCCATTGAAAAGAAGATCCTGGCCCAAGTCTTGCCAGGTCACCTACCTTCCatacattttgaagaagggagctgtgactctccaaagcttgcaccctgaaaatcttgccagGCTCTACGGAGCCACTGGACTCGTATCCTGCTACCTTTCATACAGCA encodes the following:
- the BHLHA15 gene encoding class A basic helix-loop-helix protein 15 encodes the protein MKTKSKGAKRKHAVHEDAALQEPAQKRNEPLKCSRRQEKRNKESSKPAARPTKLPWSTKDRRLRRLESNERERQRMHKLNNAFQALREVIPHVRAENKLSKIETLTLAKNYIKSLTSTILRMSNGHLPSAIDGSTSGSRSKLYEHYQQQCGEEESTEQLQKYSTQIHSFRQVFRFLYLRHCQPTQDNAELRTKDLTRL